One genomic region from Streptomyces sp. NBC_00457 encodes:
- the pyk gene encoding pyruvate kinase, whose translation MRRVKIVCTLGPATDSYDQIKALVEAGMDVARFNLSHGSYAEHEERYQHVRKASDETGRSVGILADLQGPKIRLGRFTEGPVLLERGDTFTITVEEDAQGDRAQCGTTYSGLAADVTAGERILVDDGKVCLEVTQVDGPRVHTTVVEGGMVSDNKGLNLPGVAVSVPALSDKDEADLRWALRMGFDVIALSFVRSGRDIDDVHRIMDEEGRRLPVIAKVEKPQAVEAIEDIVAAFDGIMVARGDLGVEMPLEQVPIVQKRAIKLAKRNAKPVIVATQMLDSMIDNSRPTRAEASDVANAVIDGTDAVMLSGETSVGKYPIGVVKTMAKIVEAAEEDILAKGLPPLTERNKPRTQGGAVARAAAEMGDFLGAKFLVAFTQSGDTARRLSRYRSPIPLLAFTPEPATRSQLNLTWGVETFLGPHVDSTDAMVDQVDELLLKYGRCQQGDVVVITAGSPPGVSGSTNLVRVHHIGEDDK comes from the coding sequence ATGCGCCGAGTAAAGATCGTCTGCACCCTGGGCCCCGCCACCGACTCATACGACCAGATCAAGGCACTGGTCGAAGCCGGAATGGACGTCGCCCGATTCAACCTCAGCCACGGCAGCTACGCCGAACACGAGGAGCGCTACCAGCACGTCCGCAAGGCCTCCGACGAGACCGGCCGCAGCGTCGGCATCCTCGCCGACCTTCAAGGCCCGAAGATCCGACTCGGCCGCTTCACCGAAGGCCCCGTACTCCTTGAACGCGGCGACACCTTCACCATCACCGTCGAAGAAGACGCGCAGGGCGACCGCGCGCAGTGCGGCACCACGTACTCCGGCCTGGCAGCCGACGTCACCGCCGGCGAGCGCATCCTCGTGGACGACGGCAAAGTCTGCCTCGAAGTCACCCAGGTCGACGGCCCCCGCGTCCACACCACCGTCGTCGAAGGCGGCATGGTCTCCGACAACAAAGGCCTCAACCTCCCCGGCGTCGCAGTGTCCGTCCCCGCCCTCTCCGACAAGGACGAAGCCGACCTCCGCTGGGCCCTGCGCATGGGCTTCGACGTCATCGCCCTCTCCTTCGTCCGCAGCGGACGCGACATCGACGACGTGCACAGGATCATGGACGAGGAGGGCCGCCGCCTCCCGGTGATCGCCAAGGTCGAAAAACCGCAGGCTGTCGAGGCGATCGAGGACATCGTTGCCGCCTTCGACGGCATCATGGTCGCCCGCGGAGACCTCGGCGTCGAAATGCCGCTGGAACAGGTCCCCATCGTCCAGAAGCGCGCGATCAAGCTCGCGAAGAGGAACGCCAAGCCGGTCATCGTCGCGACCCAGATGCTGGACTCCATGATCGACAACTCCCGGCCGACCCGCGCCGAAGCGAGCGACGTCGCCAACGCGGTCATCGACGGCACGGACGCGGTGATGCTGTCCGGCGAGACGAGCGTCGGCAAGTACCCCATCGGGGTCGTCAAGACGATGGCGAAGATCGTCGAAGCGGCCGAGGAGGACATCCTCGCGAAGGGCCTCCCGCCACTGACCGAACGCAACAAGCCCCGCACGCAGGGCGGTGCGGTGGCTCGTGCGGCCGCGGAAATGGGCGACTTCCTGGGCGCGAAGTTCCTGGTCGCCTTCACCCAGTCCGGCGACACAGCCCGCCGCCTGTCCCGCTACCGCTCCCCGATCCCCCTCCTCGCCTTCACACCCGAACCGGCCACGCGATCCCAGCTGAACCTGACGTGGGGCGTGGAGACGTTCCTCGGCCCGCACGTCGACTCCACTGACGCGATGGTCGACCAGGTGGACGAACTGCTCCTGAAGTACGGCCGCTGCCAGCAGGGCGACGTCGTGGTCATCACGGCGGGTTCGCCGCCCGGCGTCTCGGGGTCGACGAACCTGGTCCGGGTGCATCACATCGGGGAGGACGACAAGTAG
- a CDS encoding SIMPL domain-containing protein, with amino-acid sequence MTTPPPDDPHPAVPYGTPEAPRIAVRGEARLEVDPEIARIVVTVATRGKDRRTALDDLTRRNTTTLDLIKTYGDAVERLETGAFSITPELTKHGRGERIHAYHGRVHITAELTDFTALGELTTRLADQELTRVDGPAWALRPDSPAHRQARQQAVKEAVQRAREYAEALGTSLAALVELADIGAENHEPYAVAGNARMRSAAFAAEDAAASLDLEPQRQRVYAQVNARFTMAPPRL; translated from the coding sequence ATGACCACACCACCCCCAGACGACCCCCACCCCGCCGTCCCCTACGGCACCCCCGAAGCCCCCCGCATCGCCGTCCGCGGCGAAGCCCGCCTCGAAGTCGACCCCGAAATCGCCCGCATCGTCGTCACCGTCGCCACCCGCGGCAAAGACCGCCGCACCGCCCTCGACGACCTCACCCGCCGCAACACCACCACCCTCGACCTCATCAAAACCTACGGCGACGCAGTCGAACGCCTCGAAACCGGCGCCTTCTCCATCACCCCCGAACTCACCAAACACGGCCGCGGCGAACGCATCCACGCCTACCACGGCCGCGTCCACATCACCGCCGAACTCACCGATTTCACCGCCCTCGGCGAACTCACCACCCGCCTCGCCGACCAAGAACTCACCCGCGTCGACGGCCCCGCATGGGCCCTCCGCCCCGACTCACCCGCCCACCGCCAAGCCCGCCAGCAGGCCGTGAAGGAAGCCGTCCAGCGGGCGAGGGAGTACGCCGAAGCACTCGGTACCTCACTCGCGGCACTGGTGGAACTGGCCGACATCGGCGCCGAGAACCACGAGCCGTACGCAGTCGCCGGCAACGCCCGCATGCGCTCCGCGGCCTTCGCCGCCGAAGACGCCGCCGCCTCCCTCGACCTCGAACCCCAACGCCAACGCGTCTACGCCCAGGTCAACGCCCGCTTTACGATGGCACCGCCCCGCCTGTGA
- a CDS encoding bifunctional metallophosphatase/5'-nucleotidase — MPLNRRKFLQKSAVTGAGVAIAGAAAAPAAEAAEAKRGRKPVKRYAFTVMGTTDLHGHIFNWDYFKNAEYTDAKGNAQGLARVSTLVNQVREEKGRRNTLLLDAGDTIQGTPLTYYYAKVDPITAEGGPVHPMAAAMNAIGYDAVALGNHEFNYGIETLRKFEEQCDFPLLGANALDAKTLRPAFPPYFMKTFRVPGAPPVKVAVLGLTNPGIAIWDKAYVEGKLTFPGLEEQAAKWVPRLRSMGADVVVVSAHSGSSGTSSYGDQLPYIENSSALVAQQVPGIDAILVGHAHTEIAELLVTNEKTGKTVVLSEPLCFAERLSLFDFELVFEKGRWRVESVKATVRDAKTVADDPRITKLLKDDHDIVVEYVNQVVGTATATLTTVDARYKDAPIIDLITKVQEDVVRAALAGSEYASLPVIAQASPFSRTSEIPAGDVTIRDLSSLYVYDNTLVAKLMTGAQLKAYLEYSAEYFVQTAPDAAVDVEKLTNAGGRPDYNYDYVSGLSYEIDIAQAAGSRIKNLTYDGAALDEAQKFVFAVNNYRANGGGAFPHVASAQEVWAESTEIRTRIAEWVTAKGVLDPKDFASVDWKLTRGGTPVF, encoded by the coding sequence ATGCCGTTGAACCGCCGGAAGTTCCTGCAGAAGTCCGCCGTGACCGGGGCGGGGGTGGCGATCGCCGGTGCTGCGGCGGCTCCGGCGGCGGAGGCCGCGGAGGCGAAGAGGGGGCGGAAGCCGGTGAAGCGGTACGCGTTCACGGTGATGGGCACGACGGATCTGCACGGGCACATCTTCAACTGGGACTATTTCAAGAACGCGGAGTACACGGACGCCAAGGGCAATGCGCAGGGTCTGGCGCGGGTTTCGACGTTGGTGAATCAGGTCCGGGAGGAGAAGGGCCGCCGCAATACGCTGTTGCTGGACGCGGGTGACACGATCCAGGGCACTCCGCTGACGTATTACTACGCGAAGGTGGATCCGATCACCGCCGAGGGCGGGCCGGTTCATCCGATGGCCGCGGCGATGAACGCGATCGGGTATGACGCGGTGGCGCTGGGCAATCACGAGTTCAATTACGGCATCGAGACGCTGCGGAAGTTCGAGGAGCAGTGTGATTTCCCGCTGCTGGGTGCGAACGCGCTGGACGCGAAGACGCTCAGGCCCGCTTTCCCGCCGTATTTCATGAAGACGTTCCGGGTGCCGGGCGCCCCGCCGGTGAAGGTGGCCGTGCTGGGGCTGACCAATCCGGGAATCGCGATCTGGGACAAGGCGTATGTCGAGGGGAAGCTGACGTTCCCGGGTCTGGAGGAGCAGGCGGCGAAGTGGGTGCCGAGGCTGCGGTCGATGGGCGCGGATGTGGTGGTGGTGTCGGCGCACTCGGGTTCGTCGGGGACGTCGTCGTACGGTGATCAGCTGCCGTACATCGAGAACTCGTCGGCGCTGGTGGCTCAGCAGGTGCCGGGCATCGACGCGATCCTGGTGGGTCATGCGCACACGGAGATCGCTGAGCTGCTGGTCACGAATGAGAAGACCGGCAAGACCGTGGTGTTGTCGGAGCCGTTGTGCTTTGCGGAGCGGTTGTCGCTGTTCGACTTCGAGTTGGTCTTCGAGAAGGGCCGCTGGCGGGTCGAGTCGGTGAAGGCGACGGTGCGCGATGCGAAGACGGTCGCCGATGACCCGAGGATCACGAAGCTGCTGAAGGACGATCACGACATCGTGGTCGAGTACGTCAACCAGGTCGTCGGCACGGCCACGGCGACGTTGACGACGGTGGACGCGCGGTACAAGGACGCCCCGATCATCGATCTGATCACGAAGGTGCAGGAGGACGTGGTCAGGGCGGCGCTGGCGGGTTCGGAGTACGCCTCGCTGCCGGTGATCGCGCAGGCGTCGCCGTTCTCGCGGACGTCGGAGATTCCGGCGGGGGATGTGACGATCCGGGATCTGTCGAGTCTGTATGTGTACGACAACACGCTGGTCGCGAAGTTGATGACGGGTGCGCAGCTCAAGGCGTATCTGGAGTATTCGGCGGAGTATTTCGTGCAGACGGCGCCGGATGCGGCGGTCGATGTGGAGAAGCTGACGAACGCGGGCGGCCGTCCGGATTACAACTACGACTACGTGTCGGGGCTGTCGTACGAGATCGACATCGCGCAGGCGGCGGGTTCGCGGATCAAGAATCTGACGTACGACGGCGCCGCGCTGGATGAGGCTCAGAAGTTCGTGTTCGCGGTGAACAACTACCGGGCGAATGGCGGGGGTGCGTTCCCGCATGTGGCGTCGGCGCAGGAGGTGTGGGCGGAGTCGACGGAGATCCGTACGCGGATCGCGGAGTGGGTGACGGCGAAGGGTGTGCTGGATCCGAAGGACTTCGCGTCGGTGGACTGGAAGTTGACGCGGGGCGGTACGCCCGTGTTCTAG